In one window of Streptomyces kaniharaensis DNA:
- a CDS encoding phosphatidylinositol-specific phospholipase C domain-containing protein — protein MTTRRTIAAPLAIGLLATAAALVPVTPAGAAGTGDLPFGSATTVGLHNTYDPAAFGYLAQGLDTGTGMIELDVWTDVITKEWKVSHSNPLGNANNCTAASTPAQLYSGGANKNLEHCLDDIRVWLGAHPGSGPLVVKLELKAGFAANHGMGPAQLDALIAAHLGSAVLRPADLLARPGGGSYATVDEAVRAGNWPSRAALSGRVLLYAIPGTVEESNPFDTLHTDVEYGRHLRDLAAAGRIKDAQLFPAVHGAAAGDPRTAYTGADAGIRPWFVVFDGDAATYTGGIDTAWYDRSHYLLVMTDAQNVAPAISATDPTADQARARTAQLARAHASIVSSDWRRLPSVQSLVLPRG, from the coding sequence ATGACCACACGCCGCACCATCGCCGCACCACTCGCCATCGGCCTGCTCGCCACCGCTGCCGCCCTGGTGCCGGTGACGCCGGCCGGAGCCGCCGGCACCGGCGACCTGCCGTTCGGCTCGGCCACCACCGTCGGCCTGCACAACACCTACGACCCCGCCGCGTTCGGGTACCTCGCCCAGGGCCTGGACACCGGCACCGGCATGATCGAGCTGGACGTCTGGACGGACGTCATCACCAAGGAGTGGAAGGTCAGCCACTCCAACCCGCTCGGCAACGCCAACAACTGCACCGCCGCGAGCACTCCGGCCCAGCTCTACTCCGGCGGCGCCAACAAGAACCTGGAGCACTGCCTCGACGACATCCGGGTCTGGCTCGGCGCCCACCCCGGATCCGGTCCGCTGGTGGTCAAGCTGGAGCTCAAGGCGGGCTTCGCCGCCAACCACGGCATGGGGCCCGCGCAGCTGGACGCGCTGATCGCCGCCCACCTGGGCTCCGCCGTGCTCCGCCCCGCCGACCTGCTCGCCCGGCCCGGCGGCGGCTCGTACGCCACCGTCGACGAGGCGGTGCGGGCCGGCAACTGGCCCAGCCGGGCGGCTCTTTCGGGGCGTGTCCTGCTGTACGCCATCCCCGGGACGGTCGAGGAGAGCAACCCCTTCGACACCCTGCACACCGACGTCGAGTACGGGCGGCACCTGCGCGACCTGGCCGCGGCCGGGCGCATCAAGGACGCCCAGCTCTTCCCCGCCGTGCACGGCGCCGCCGCCGGCGACCCGCGCACCGCGTACACCGGCGCGGACGCCGGGATCAGGCCGTGGTTCGTCGTCTTCGACGGCGACGCCGCCACCTACACCGGCGGCATCGACACCGCCTGGTACGACCGTTCGCACTACCTCCTGGTCATGACGGACGCCCAGAACGTCGCCCCCGCGATCAGCGCCACCGACCCGACGGCCGACCAGGCCCGGGCCCGTACCGCGCAGCTCGCCCGGGCGCACGCGAGCATCGTGTCCAGCGACTGGCGCCGGCTGCCGTCCGTCCAGTCGCTGGTCCTGCCGCGAGGCTGA
- a CDS encoding Ig domain-containing protein produces the protein MRSARNTIRPLALAAATVTVLAGASAVPHQVAAAATPAAATSATAPHRILFDNSKAETAGNADWIISTSQPDPLAENANPQSESDWTGALSSWGVALQKTGQYSLKTLPSGSTITYGTGGALDLANFDEFVLPEPNIRLSDAEKTAVMTFVQNGGGLFLISDHTRSDRNNDGWDSPAIINDLMTTNSVNSNDPFGLSVDLLNIQTDNPTAINDANDPVLHGSFGDVTGSIIRNGTTFTLKPTDNPTVKGIVYRTGYSGNTGAFFATSSFGKGRMAIWGDSSAIDDGTGDPGKNIFDGWNDPAGTDAALALNATAWLASGNGGATTGSVGLTNPGAQTATAGTATSLKLSATDTAGGTLSYAATGLPAGLGINTTTGLISGTPTTAGTYSVTATATDSKGPSATATFTWTVQPSGGGSTCTAAQLLTNPGFETGSSAGWTETNSGGSSTINSSSSEPPHSGTYDAWLDGYGSTNTDTLAQTVTLPTGCSTYTFSFWLHIDTAASGTTAFDKLTVTANGTTLATYSNVDAAAGYQKHTFNLAAYAGQTVTLKFTGAEDYTKQTSFVLDDTAVNVS, from the coding sequence ATGCGCAGTGCCAGAAACACCATCAGACCGCTCGCCCTCGCCGCCGCCACCGTGACGGTGCTCGCCGGCGCGAGCGCCGTACCCCACCAGGTCGCCGCGGCCGCGACGCCGGCCGCCGCGACGAGCGCGACCGCGCCGCACCGGATCCTGTTCGACAACAGCAAGGCGGAGACCGCCGGCAACGCGGACTGGATCATCAGTACCAGCCAGCCGGACCCGCTCGCCGAGAACGCCAACCCCCAGTCCGAGAGCGACTGGACGGGCGCCCTCTCCAGCTGGGGCGTCGCCCTCCAGAAGACCGGCCAGTACAGCCTCAAGACCCTGCCGAGCGGCTCCACCATCACCTACGGCACCGGTGGCGCGCTGGACCTCGCCAACTTCGACGAGTTCGTCCTGCCCGAGCCCAACATCCGGCTGAGCGACGCCGAGAAGACCGCCGTCATGACGTTCGTCCAGAACGGCGGCGGGCTCTTCCTGATCTCCGACCACACCCGCAGCGACCGCAACAACGACGGCTGGGACTCCCCCGCCATCATCAACGACCTGATGACCACCAACTCGGTCAACAGCAACGACCCCTTCGGGCTCTCGGTCGACCTGCTCAACATCCAGACCGACAACCCGACCGCCATCAACGACGCCAACGACCCCGTCCTGCACGGCTCCTTCGGCGACGTCACCGGCAGCATCATCCGCAACGGCACCACCTTCACCCTCAAGCCCACCGACAACCCCACCGTCAAGGGCATCGTCTACCGCACCGGCTACTCCGGGAACACCGGCGCCTTCTTCGCCACCAGCTCCTTCGGCAAGGGCCGCATGGCCATCTGGGGCGACAGCTCGGCCATCGACGACGGCACGGGCGACCCCGGCAAGAACATCTTCGACGGCTGGAACGACCCGGCCGGCACCGACGCCGCGCTCGCCCTCAACGCCACCGCCTGGCTCGCCTCCGGCAACGGCGGCGCCACCACCGGCAGCGTCGGCCTCACCAACCCCGGCGCCCAGACGGCCACCGCCGGAACCGCCACCAGCCTCAAGCTCTCCGCTACCGACACTGCCGGGGGCACCCTGAGCTACGCCGCCACCGGCCTGCCCGCCGGCCTCGGCATCAACACCACGACCGGGCTGATCAGCGGCACCCCGACCACCGCCGGAACCTATTCCGTGACGGCCACCGCCACGGACTCCAAGGGCCCGTCCGCCACCGCAACCTTCACCTGGACCGTCCAGCCCTCCGGCGGCGGCAGCACCTGCACCGCGGCCCAGCTGCTCACCAACCCCGGCTTCGAGACCGGCTCCTCGGCCGGCTGGACGGAGACCAACTCCGGCGGCTCCAGCACCATCAACAGCAGCTCCAGCGAGCCGCCGCACTCCGGCACGTACGACGCCTGGCTCGACGGCTACGGCAGCACCAACACCGACACGCTCGCCCAGACGGTGACCCTGCCGACCGGCTGCAGCACCTACACCTTCAGCTTCTGGCTGCACATCGACACCGCCGCGAGCGGCACCACCGCCTTCGACAAGCTGACGGTGACCGCCAACGGCACCACCCTGGCGACCTACTCCAACGTCGACGCGGCCGCCGGCTACCAGAAGCACACCTTCAACCTGGCCGCCTACGCCGGCCAGACGGTGACCCTCAAGTTCACCGGCGCCGAGGACTACACCAAGCAGACCTCCTTCGTCCTCGACGACACCGCCGTCAACGTGTCCTGA
- a CDS encoding GNAT family N-acetyltransferase, translating to MDLPQQVIDLGDLTLRRFDGEADLPEFFRVIEESLEHLRPWMPWVAEHSLAKTTEFLAGCPEQWASGEGFTYAIVLDGAIVGACSLFRSDGTPDDGREIGYWLHPAATRRGVATRAARALVDQAFRLPGVDWVEIVHDPANHASAAVPARLGFTEHLRRPAEALAPAETGEEQVWRLTYRQFFAHHRGVTAEPRLGVPETR from the coding sequence ATGGACCTTCCACAGCAGGTGATCGACCTGGGCGACCTGACGCTGCGTCGCTTCGACGGCGAGGCGGATCTTCCGGAGTTCTTCCGGGTCATCGAAGAGTCGCTGGAGCACCTGCGCCCGTGGATGCCGTGGGTCGCCGAGCACAGCCTGGCCAAGACCACCGAGTTCCTGGCCGGCTGCCCTGAGCAGTGGGCGAGCGGCGAGGGGTTCACGTACGCGATCGTGCTGGACGGCGCCATCGTCGGCGCCTGCTCACTGTTCCGGAGCGACGGCACCCCGGACGACGGTCGCGAGATCGGCTACTGGCTGCACCCCGCCGCCACCCGCCGCGGAGTGGCCACGCGGGCCGCGCGCGCCCTGGTCGACCAGGCCTTCCGCCTCCCCGGCGTCGACTGGGTCGAGATCGTCCACGACCCGGCCAACCACGCCAGCGCCGCCGTCCCGGCCCGCCTCGGCTTCACGGAACACCTGCGCCGCCCCGCCGAGGCCCTCGCCCCGGCCGAGACCGGCGAGGAGCAGGTCTGGCGGCTGACCTACCGTCAGTTCTTCGCGCACCACCGGGGCGTCACGGCTGAGCCGCGGCTCGGCGTGCCGGAGACCCGCTGA
- a CDS encoding baeRF2 domain-containing protein, whose translation MDLAFLTPLLDRPGPWASVYLDTSRTTEDAAQRRALIDRASVHRLADLGTDERTCAAVRDHLASEPAADSPPGRALFAADGEVTLDVPLAVSPPDIAATWAPLPHTAPLLGLLDDAVPSCLVAAIDRTGAQLERHDLGGAAQVGTVEGPQWQGRGHRAPPADRYEWHYRHRVEDTWDRTATIIADHLARVWPESGARLLVLTGDVRQRRAVHERLPQQLRPDTVEVDGGGRADGIARDVFDLRIADAWNDHRSRHLDTVLDAFRVGVGRPGEHATDANGTETAPGAAAQGIPAVVTAARQHQLAALLLQTSGHDPERPVWTGPRPEHIGVQRGDVRSMGVPQPQQAPAADALLRCAADVRAEALLVPDTVPGPPGGLGAVLRWAG comes from the coding sequence ATGGACCTTGCGTTTCTCACCCCGTTGCTCGACCGGCCCGGCCCCTGGGCCTCCGTCTACCTCGACACCTCCCGCACCACCGAGGACGCCGCCCAGCGCCGGGCGCTGATCGATCGCGCCTCCGTGCACCGGCTCGCCGACCTCGGCACCGACGAGCGCACCTGCGCCGCCGTCCGCGACCACCTCGCCTCGGAGCCGGCCGCCGACTCCCCGCCCGGGCGCGCGCTGTTCGCCGCGGACGGCGAGGTGACCCTCGACGTCCCGCTCGCCGTCTCGCCGCCCGACATCGCCGCCACCTGGGCGCCGCTCCCGCACACCGCCCCGCTGCTCGGCCTGCTCGACGACGCGGTTCCCAGCTGCCTGGTCGCCGCCATCGACCGCACCGGCGCCCAGCTGGAACGGCACGACCTCGGCGGCGCCGCGCAGGTCGGCACCGTCGAAGGGCCCCAGTGGCAGGGCCGCGGCCACCGCGCCCCGCCCGCCGACCGGTACGAATGGCACTACCGGCACCGCGTGGAGGACACCTGGGACCGCACCGCCACGATCATCGCCGACCACCTCGCCCGGGTCTGGCCCGAGAGCGGCGCCCGCCTGCTCGTCCTCACCGGCGACGTCCGCCAGCGCCGCGCCGTCCACGAGCGCCTGCCGCAGCAACTGCGTCCGGACACCGTCGAGGTCGACGGCGGCGGCCGCGCCGACGGGATCGCCCGCGACGTCTTCGACCTCCGCATCGCCGACGCCTGGAACGACCACCGCAGCCGCCACCTGGACACCGTGCTGGACGCCTTCCGGGTCGGCGTCGGCCGCCCCGGCGAACACGCCACCGACGCCAACGGCACCGAGACCGCACCCGGCGCCGCCGCCCAGGGCATCCCCGCCGTCGTCACGGCCGCCCGGCAGCACCAGCTCGCCGCGCTGCTCCTCCAGACGAGCGGGCACGACCCCGAACGCCCGGTCTGGACCGGCCCGCGCCCCGAGCACATCGGCGTCCAGCGCGGCGACGTCCGCAGCATGGGCGTGCCCCAGCCGCAGCAGGCCCCCGCGGCCGACGCCCTGCTGCGCTGCGCCGCGGACGTGCGGGCGGAGGCCCTGCTCGTCCCGGACACCGTCCCCGGTCCGCCCGGCGGCCTCGGCGCCGTGCTGCGCTGGGCCGGCTGA
- a CDS encoding nucleoside-triphosphatase has protein sequence MTTRILLEGRPGTGKTTAIRRLAALLHAREAVGFTTEEIRVNGVRVGFALETLAGRRAVLAHVGLPGPPRVGRYGVDLGVMEQLALPSLAWAVPDTSAAPSPRALVLIDELGRMELAYRPFEDAVRVLFAADVDVVATVRAQPGPLTDALKQRTDVEVLRLTRANRDALPAELAARLEPAGR, from the coding sequence ATGACGACGAGGATTCTGCTGGAGGGACGCCCCGGCACCGGAAAGACCACCGCGATCCGCCGGTTGGCGGCGCTGCTGCACGCCCGGGAGGCGGTCGGGTTCACCACGGAGGAGATCCGCGTGAACGGTGTCCGTGTCGGCTTCGCGCTGGAGACGCTGGCGGGCCGGCGGGCCGTGCTCGCCCATGTCGGCCTTCCGGGGCCGCCACGGGTCGGGCGGTACGGCGTCGACCTCGGGGTCATGGAGCAGTTGGCGCTGCCCTCCCTGGCGTGGGCCGTTCCGGACACCTCCGCCGCGCCGTCTCCACGGGCGCTCGTGCTCATCGACGAGCTCGGGCGGATGGAGCTGGCGTACCGCCCGTTCGAGGACGCCGTCCGGGTCCTGTTCGCGGCGGACGTCGACGTCGTCGCCACCGTGCGGGCGCAGCCCGGTCCGCTCACCGACGCCCTCAAGCAGCGCACCGATGTCGAGGTCCTCCGGCTCACCCGGGCGAACCGGGACGCCCTTCCGGCGGAGCTGGCGGCACGCCTGGAGCCGGCCGGGCGCTGA
- a CDS encoding sensor histidine kinase has translation MRTVSPVRRLHLAFGLPIALVGLTGVGILLGAVVPDRGGSRLPLVVAGVVAIVVSVAVSVAVMVRTAREVDEVVDRAETLRLACDERDRLDTVARSVGATIRNCADSAAVLDRAVEGLGSGLDASYVMIRLIEGDVAPVVRRWQAEDTPVGPAPGPDLPPVASQKLQELYDAGVSWYVDDFGELLADSVDPSDAQVATDLRDLPSRHLTALGELHAVAVLATPFGVGDTLLGSVTLIRSRTGQVWRSDEIRAAESVAAGLGPVLQLARLREAEERVTEELRSLDRVKEEFLSTVSHELRTPLSSISGYLELLMDEGEGRLSQRQVNMLEAMDRNATRLQSLIGDLLTLSQIESGAFTTTARCPVDLARLLDATITVIRPAADSVPVALEATHPPDPVVVDGDARQLQRALMNLLSNAVKFTPAGGAVGIDVTAENGQAVVNVSDNGIGIPPEEQKSLFTRFFRASNATELEIPGAGLGLSIVRTIVSNHSGDVRIRSQEGKGTSVTLRLPLLEPNRTREPSR, from the coding sequence ATGAGGACCGTCAGTCCAGTTCGGCGGCTGCATCTCGCGTTCGGACTCCCGATCGCGCTCGTCGGGCTGACCGGTGTCGGCATCCTGCTCGGTGCCGTCGTGCCGGACCGCGGCGGCTCCCGGTTACCGCTCGTCGTCGCCGGGGTCGTCGCCATCGTCGTGTCGGTGGCCGTCTCCGTCGCCGTGATGGTGCGCACGGCGCGTGAGGTGGACGAGGTGGTGGACCGGGCGGAGACGCTGCGCCTGGCCTGCGACGAGCGCGACCGGCTGGATACGGTCGCCCGGTCCGTCGGCGCCACGATCCGCAACTGCGCCGACAGCGCGGCGGTCCTCGACAGGGCGGTGGAGGGCCTCGGCAGCGGCCTGGACGCCAGCTACGTGATGATCAGGCTGATCGAGGGCGACGTCGCCCCGGTAGTCCGTCGATGGCAGGCCGAGGACACACCGGTGGGCCCGGCTCCCGGCCCCGACCTGCCCCCGGTAGCGTCGCAGAAGCTGCAGGAGCTCTACGACGCGGGCGTCAGCTGGTACGTGGACGATTTCGGCGAGCTCCTCGCCGACTCCGTCGATCCCTCCGACGCGCAGGTGGCGACCGATCTCAGGGACCTGCCCTCCCGGCATCTGACAGCCCTGGGCGAGCTCCACGCGGTCGCGGTCCTGGCCACGCCGTTCGGCGTCGGCGACACGCTGCTCGGCTCAGTGACCCTCATCCGCTCCCGAACGGGGCAGGTGTGGCGCTCGGACGAGATCAGGGCCGCGGAGTCGGTCGCCGCCGGACTCGGCCCCGTGCTCCAGCTCGCGCGGCTCCGCGAGGCCGAGGAGCGCGTCACGGAGGAGCTCCGATCCCTCGACCGCGTCAAGGAGGAGTTCCTCTCCACCGTCTCGCACGAGCTGCGCACCCCGCTCAGCAGCATTTCCGGTTACCTCGAACTGCTGATGGACGAGGGCGAGGGCCGGCTCTCGCAGCGCCAGGTCAACATGCTCGAAGCCATGGATCGCAACGCCACCCGGCTGCAGTCCCTCATCGGAGACCTGCTCACGCTCTCCCAGATCGAGTCCGGTGCCTTCACCACCACCGCCCGGTGCCCCGTGGACCTCGCCCGGCTGCTGGATGCCACGATCACCGTCATCCGACCGGCCGCGGACTCGGTCCCCGTCGCGCTGGAAGCGACCCACCCGCCGGATCCCGTCGTCGTCGACGGGGACGCCCGCCAGCTCCAGCGCGCGCTGATGAACCTGCTGTCGAACGCCGTGAAGTTCACCCCCGCCGGGGGCGCGGTCGGTATCGACGTCACCGCGGAGAACGGCCAGGCGGTCGTGAACGTCAGCGACAACGGGATCGGCATTCCTCCGGAGGAGCAGAAGTCGCTCTTCACCCGGTTCTTCCGGGCCTCGAACGCCACCGAGCTGGAGATTCCCGGTGCGGGCCTCGGCCTGTCCATCGTGCGGACCATCGTCTCCAACCACTCCGGCGACGTCCGGATCCGGTCCCAGGAGGGCAAGGGAACCAGCGTGACCCTGCGCCTGCCCCTGCTGGAGCCGAACCGCACACGAGAACCCAGCCGCTGA
- a CDS encoding cytochrome P450: MTETTADPTDSTDPTDTVDLPGLPRERGCPFDPAPGYAHLRESAPITRIAFPSGGSGWLVTRYEDVRALLADPRFSSRLSAAAPHVRTAVAALPEPLPGALLRLDEPEHARYRRPVMRAFTVKRVQQLRPRIQQIVDERLDAMERAGGPVDLVAELALPVTSLVICELLGVSYDDRETFHGLAGRLLAIESSPEEGQQARAELASFIAALVAAKREKPDDDLLSTLIAEADADPDSPLTDIALTVLGSLLLIAGHETTANMIALGTLTLLEHPDQLAALREDPALADRTVEELLRHLTIIQFGLVRMATEDLTLGGRSIRAGEYVVASLPSANRDPGLGIEDPDRLDITRTPAAHVAFGYGPHQCLGQQLARAELQITLTSLFSRFPGLRLAAPAESLPFRDDMLIYGLHQLPVTW, from the coding sequence ATGACCGAGACGACCGCCGACCCGACAGACTCCACCGACCCGACCGACACCGTCGACCTTCCGGGCCTGCCCCGCGAGCGCGGGTGCCCCTTCGACCCGGCGCCCGGCTACGCGCACCTGCGCGAGTCCGCCCCGATCACCCGGATCGCCTTCCCCAGCGGCGGATCCGGCTGGCTGGTCACCCGCTACGAGGACGTCCGCGCGCTGCTGGCCGACCCGAGGTTCAGCTCGCGACTGTCCGCCGCCGCCCCGCATGTGCGCACCGCCGTGGCGGCCCTGCCGGAGCCGCTGCCCGGCGCCCTGCTGCGTCTGGACGAACCGGAGCACGCACGCTACCGGCGCCCGGTCATGCGGGCGTTCACCGTCAAGCGCGTGCAGCAGCTGCGGCCCCGGATCCAGCAGATCGTGGACGAGCGACTGGACGCCATGGAGCGGGCCGGCGGGCCCGTCGACCTGGTCGCCGAACTCGCCCTGCCGGTGACCTCGTTGGTCATCTGCGAGCTGCTCGGCGTCAGCTACGACGACCGGGAGACCTTCCACGGCCTGGCCGGGAGGCTGCTGGCCATCGAGTCCTCGCCCGAGGAGGGCCAGCAGGCCAGGGCGGAACTCGCGTCCTTCATCGCCGCCCTGGTCGCCGCCAAGCGCGAGAAGCCGGATGACGACCTGCTCAGCACCCTGATCGCGGAGGCCGACGCCGATCCGGACAGCCCGCTGACCGACATCGCGCTCACCGTGCTCGGCTCGCTGCTGCTGATCGCGGGCCACGAGACGACCGCCAACATGATCGCGCTCGGCACCCTGACGCTACTGGAGCACCCCGACCAGCTCGCCGCCCTCCGCGAGGATCCCGCCCTGGCCGACCGCACGGTGGAGGAGCTGCTGCGCCATCTGACGATCATCCAGTTCGGCCTGGTCAGGATGGCGACCGAGGACCTCACCCTCGGCGGCCGGTCGATCAGGGCCGGCGAGTACGTGGTGGCCTCGCTCCCCTCGGCCAACCGCGACCCCGGCCTCGGCATCGAGGACCCTGACCGGCTGGACATCACCCGCACCCCCGCCGCCCACGTCGCGTTCGGCTACGGCCCGCACCAGTGCCTGGGCCAGCAACTCGCCCGCGCCGAACTCCAGATCACCCTCACCTCCCTGTTCAGCCGCTTCCCCGGCCTGCGCCTTGCCGCCCCGGCCGAGAGCCTGCCCTTCCGCGACGACATGCTCATCTACGGCCTGCACCAGCTGCCCGTCACCTGGTGA
- a CDS encoding ferredoxin, protein MRITLDEDRCCGAGTCVMTAPDVFDQRDDGIVVLLDPNPPAQLATSVHDAAARCPAAAIRVETE, encoded by the coding sequence ATGCGCATCACCCTCGACGAGGACCGCTGCTGCGGCGCCGGTACCTGCGTCATGACCGCCCCCGACGTCTTCGACCAGCGCGACGACGGCATCGTCGTCCTCCTCGACCCCAACCCGCCCGCACAGCTTGCCACTTCGGTCCACGACGCGGCCGCCCGCTGCCCCGCCGCCGCCATCCGCGTGGAGACGGAATGA
- a CDS encoding NAD(P)/FAD-dependent oxidoreductase gives MSTTLRRVVVVGASAAGLTAAETLRREGYHGHLTLIGEEPHLPYDRPPLSKQILAGSRPPSASALRGPDDYARLDLDLRPGRRAIALDADRRRVQLDDGTSLDYDGLIIATGVTPRRLPNGHDLDGVHVLRTLDDALRLRQHLLRRPRLAVIGGGFTGAEVAATARTLGLDATLVCQGPSPLAERLGQDIGQLVAELHTDHGVRLRTGARVSSLVGSQGRVSGVRLTDGSRVEADAVVVAIGSTPATGWLHGSGLDIGDGVLCDAYCQAGPGVYAAGDVARWYHQDLGTTLRLEHRTNAAEQAIAAARNLLGAGEPYTPLPYFWSDQYDARIQAYGIRTADAETEVVDGDPAKRSFVALHRTGGRVTGALGWNSPRPLRSHLATLTRPAARAG, from the coding sequence ATGAGCACCACGCTGCGCCGGGTGGTCGTGGTCGGCGCCTCCGCCGCCGGACTCACGGCGGCGGAGACGCTGCGCCGCGAGGGCTACCACGGCCACCTGACCCTGATCGGCGAGGAACCCCATCTCCCGTACGACAGACCGCCGTTGTCCAAGCAGATCCTGGCGGGGAGCCGGCCGCCGAGCGCCTCGGCCCTTCGCGGCCCCGACGACTACGCCCGGCTCGATCTCGACCTGCGGCCGGGCCGCCGGGCCATCGCACTGGACGCCGACCGGCGAAGAGTCCAACTCGACGACGGCACCAGCCTCGACTACGACGGACTGATCATCGCCACCGGCGTCACGCCCCGCCGGCTGCCGAACGGGCACGACCTCGACGGCGTCCACGTCCTCCGCACCCTGGACGACGCCCTGCGCCTGCGACAGCACCTGCTGCGGAGACCCCGACTCGCCGTCATCGGCGGCGGGTTCACCGGTGCCGAGGTCGCGGCCACGGCCCGCACCCTCGGCCTGGACGCCACCCTGGTCTGCCAGGGCCCGTCCCCGCTCGCCGAACGCCTGGGCCAGGACATCGGCCAGCTGGTCGCCGAGCTCCACACCGACCACGGAGTACGGCTGCGCACCGGGGCCCGCGTCAGCTCCCTGGTGGGGTCGCAGGGGCGGGTGTCGGGCGTGCGACTGACCGACGGCTCCCGGGTGGAGGCCGACGCCGTCGTGGTGGCCATCGGCTCGACACCGGCCACCGGCTGGCTGCACGGCAGCGGCCTGGACATCGGCGACGGTGTGCTGTGCGACGCCTACTGCCAAGCGGGGCCGGGCGTTTACGCCGCCGGCGACGTCGCCCGGTGGTACCACCAGGACCTCGGCACCACCCTGCGGCTGGAACACCGCACCAACGCCGCCGAACAGGCCATCGCCGCAGCGCGCAACCTCCTCGGCGCGGGCGAACCGTACACGCCGCTCCCCTACTTCTGGAGCGACCAGTACGACGCCAGGATCCAGGCGTACGGAATCCGCACCGCCGACGCGGAGACCGAGGTGGTGGACGGCGACCCGGCGAAACGCTCCTTCGTCGCCCTCCACCGCACGGGCGGGCGCGTCACTGGCGCACTCGGCTGGAACAGCCCTCGGCCGCTGCGCTCCCACCTCGCGACCCTCACCCGCCCGGCGGCCCGGGCAGGCTGA
- a CDS encoding TetR family transcriptional regulator, translated as MVRSDAAPAPGLRERKKAETREALRSAAARLFAQRGFAETTVAEIVEAAGVSPRTFFRYFDSKEDLLLPDLAASFDRLVRELERRPIEEPPLVALREAVLAAVANAPQTTLIALAQPFAGAEAVVTDRLVYAFVQLEGRLTRLLAQRLPPGPDADLRAAVIAMTAMSAMRAVVRTVRERRKAEEVPVGAFARLLPTAFAVLAETSADL; from the coding sequence ATGGTTCGATCGGATGCTGCCCCTGCTCCCGGACTGCGCGAGCGCAAGAAGGCCGAGACCCGGGAGGCGCTGCGCAGTGCGGCCGCCCGCCTGTTCGCCCAGCGCGGGTTCGCCGAGACGACGGTCGCGGAGATCGTGGAGGCGGCCGGGGTGTCGCCGCGGACGTTCTTCCGCTACTTCGACAGCAAGGAGGACCTGCTGCTGCCGGACCTCGCGGCGTCGTTCGACCGCTTGGTCCGGGAGCTGGAGCGCCGCCCGATCGAGGAGCCCCCACTGGTCGCGCTGCGCGAGGCGGTGTTGGCGGCGGTCGCCAATGCCCCGCAGACCACCCTGATAGCGCTGGCACAGCCGTTCGCGGGCGCGGAGGCGGTGGTGACCGACCGGCTGGTGTACGCCTTCGTGCAGTTGGAGGGCCGGCTCACCCGGTTGCTCGCGCAGCGGCTGCCGCCGGGCCCCGACGCGGATCTGCGGGCCGCCGTGATCGCGATGACGGCGATGTCGGCGATGCGCGCGGTGGTCCGTACGGTCCGGGAGCGGCGCAAGGCCGAGGAGGTGCCGGTCGGGGCCTTCGCCCGGCTGCTGCCCACCGCGTTCGCCGTGCTGGCCGAGACGAGCGCGGACCTCTGA